The Phaseolus vulgaris cultivar G19833 chromosome 5, P. vulgaris v2.0, whole genome shotgun sequence genomic interval aacatttaattatttagtggtaataaaatttaatcactTACAAGTTTTTAGAATgatgtatttaatatttagaaaataaacgTATCATCCATTgtaattcttttttaattaacatatgcatggttcatttttaaaataaagaattatagGTTTTAAGTCAtgcaaattttaaaaacaatattttcattttaaagtaaattgtataaattttttaataagcattgattttctttcaaatattataattatgaattaaatttttCTAAATAAGAAGTTTTAGTATGTatactttaatatatatacacacacaacaTTTAATACTTTAACTAATGTTGAATAATAGAAATTGAAAGATATATAgtagtaatatatattttaaataacaatttagttaaatgataattacatttttaaattaatattaatatttaacatatttatcaatttatttataataaaacgTAAGACTATTTATAATGCAAAAGTATTAGTCAGGTCttaattttagatataaatttgataagaaaacttTCATTGGAGGATGGTAATGTAAAGCAGTGCGGGTcttatatttgaattaaaagaattaaaaaaaatgaagtgtGATTGTGTAAAAAAATCTATAccttaagaataaaaaaataattatataactaaattaattatttaatttgtaataataaataaaggattataaaaatgtaaaacatACATGTGATGCCattaattaaatacataatattataatattctaaaaaataaataaaatattaagtttaTAGTAAAGATAGATATttagtaaattattttaaataagagcgatatgtttatttttatgaataacatttttttctttttaaatatgcGGAGATTTCAACCCAATTGTAATATCATATATCGAGCGTCATAAGATAATAATgggataaaaaattaaaatctgatttctaaGATAATTACATTTACATAAAATACATTATCATGtaacaataattaaataacaattaatattaatataaaatagttaatatttaatatttaatcaatATACAACATAggataaaacaaatatttttgaaagtgataaataaaattcaatacaTACAAGAGGCCTccgaaatatttattttgaagcAATATAGTtggctttttttttattatattttaatgagTAAACATTTTGTGACGTGTTTTATAGcttcaattaaaatattatttcacatAGCATATATGTGTTTTATAAATTCAactaaaatgattattttatataacatatttcataggaaatttgtttattttttttatgaaaaaaatataaaaattaaattcaattaagttcttaaaattttaaatagaatGAGAACCTTATTCGTAATGGAATTTCAAGTTCGAAAATAATACTTCATTGCGTAATTGATCTAAAGATGAAAGTCGAAAGGAAAATCGAGTTATAGAATTAATGCCAATTTTTGTTGGAGAAGAAAACTTTATTTTCGAATTTCTCAATTCGTAtacttttttctaaaaataattcataaggCCATTAATTTATGTACACACGTCAGAAGGAAATAAATGTGCTAATATGAACAATAGAACATGTGTTTGAAAATCTATGCctaagtatatatatttttcatcccATCCCTTTCCCCAGATGCAGGAAAAACAGTCACAATTTGACcaatttttcaataaattgGTATTAAAAGGTTTGGTCATATGACTGTTGCTTCCATTCCTCTGAAATACGAACTGCTCAAACTTTCCAATTGAAAATCTTATCAGAAGTTTCAATTATTTGAATCAATTGAAGAGACAACACTatgcttcttttttctttctttcatccaAATCAAAGACTTGAAACTTGCATATAAACGAACTAGAATTATAAAAAGAAGTATTACTGATGTCAAACTCTGTGTGCAATATTCACAAATTGAGTATTCCATGGTTTTCAATAGACAAAATCCCTAGATAATTTATTCATAGAAAACAATtaccaatgtttttttttataaataaatgcattattgaaaaaaaaaaatacttacagATAAAATATGAATGCATATATGTTTTGTGAAGATAAACAAACCCTACCCAAGGAAAACCAACAATATACTTGAGACcatattataaaaaagtttCATGCAAGAATATGATACAAAATGAGGGGAAGGTGTTCTTAAGGAgacaaaaatatgaaaaaaaaaatatagtagaaGGTAATCATAGTTGAACTTAAcaaagttaattaaaatatttttttaattatttccacacataaaaatgaaaacaaaattagtaatattaaatatattaatcagTTCaatagtaaattattttttcaatattcTAATCTACAACTTCTATAAATCAatagataatttaaatttaaagaaaaactcAAAGTGGTGGATAAAATTAatagataataattatttttcttatcaaCGAATATAAGTAAAAAGAATTTAtcgataataattttttttaataaataagaatactAGAAATATTCCAATCcatataaaaaatcaattatccATAACTCAAAACATTatccaaaatattatattcttaATGAGTAAACAATACTAGGAATCACTTTTAAAAGCCCCTCCTCCTACACAtgacacaaaaaataatttgtttatatacATTAAACCAGATACCAAAGAGACTCATATGATGGATATGATCAATAAATAACACAATCGAAGATTTTTTTAGAAACAGAATTCGAACGAAAGACACATTTACGTAGACATCAATGAATACTATCAAGTTAATTTCATTTGAACTTCCAAGTAAGAAAGCTTAAAGGGGTGAAAAAAAGGAAATTGCCATGGATGCAAAAACTcactttttccttttattttggATCTTTTTCCCAACTTACTTTCGCGGGAAAAATCAATAACAAATAGCAATAATTAATCttacaaaagttttaaaaaacttCCCTACGAGAATAAAACCTATATTTCTAACAAAAAAAGCTCTTAAAAACAATTCTAATTTGTTCCTGTGTTACATGTTCCTTGAGATGAAGGAAGTTTAACCCAACTGCACCTAAATTTAGATGATGAATTTCTCATCCTTGCCAACTTAGAATCTAAACATGTTACTGAATTAAGAAGCTTTTCTACGTTTAAGCATGCTTGAGATAAGGGTCATGTCCAATTAACTCTTCCCATTCCCAAAATGGTTCCTCAACCCTATTGCTTGCATTCAAATGTATGCCACTTGACCCTGCTCCAGCTTCATGATTATGAGCATCACCAGAGTGGGAAGTATCAGAAGAACTTGATCCATCCACCACCGCTGCTCTCGGTTGACCACTTGTTGAAGCAGCACCTCTATTCTCATCAGCTCCTAACTCAGCTCTTGCCATCTCAAGAGGTCGTCGATCAAACGATCTAAAGTTTCCCGATATAACATAAACACGACACAAGCTGAACTCGTGCCTCAACTACACACATaaccaaaacaaaaactatAAGAACATCAGAATTTGTGTTAACTGTGAAACCAACAACAACTGGCTTAACACGctcaatatttatatattaaaataaggtTTTATAATagtaatgatgatgatgatgaatatACCTCGGGAGAGGTTGTGTTGGATTGATGAGAGTGTTGAATGGCTTTGTACTCATGCATCTTCCATTTGGTTTTCCTTCCAGTTGGAGCCTTCCCTTTGTAAAACACCATGGTTTTCTTCATCCCAATGACTTTGTTGTCGGAAGAGTAAACGTGGCAGGGAGAACCAGTGGCTTTCCAGTACCCACTTGCGGTGGTTCTGCTGGGTCTACCTCCTCTCGTCTCTCTCTCTTGCCTCGGGGAAAAGAAGAACCATTGCTCCGTGTCTCCACGACAACGCTCCCCTGCAAGGGCTgacaaaaaaataacattttagcTGGTTTGAAACGTACTAGAGAAAGAGTTGAAAAAGGTCAAGGTAATAAGTTCTTTTACTTGGAAGGTTCCAAGGCTCTACGCCATTGATGTCAATGACTGGAATAACCCTGCTTGTGTCGTGTGTTTGTCCCTGGAGCTGGTTGTGCAGATAGAAAGCAACAAGCTCTTCCTCTGTCGGGTAGAATCGAAAACCAGGTGGGAGATCAGCCATGTTTGAATGTTTGAATATTTTGGAATAATGAAGTAAGataatagaaatatatatatggAGAGAAAAGGTTTAATGGCGTGGCGAAAGATGAGTGGGGCAGAGAGGTTCGCCGAGTGAAATGAGAAAAGTGTTTGAGTAGGGATTGGTTGGAAACTTCCACGCGGTTGCAGGGGCAAGAAAACGTCTTTGTGCCCCCAAAACTGTTCTTACCTTttcatgtatatatatttatgttatgttattattatgtttttgtgCTGTAAACATGAACTTTGAATTGGTCATCTTGTTCTTGGTTTTGTTGTGTGAGCCCAACCCAATTAAGGTTTTTTGGTATATCCTCATTTGATTTGTATTCGGCCTTGCATCCATGGTGAATAGTGGTTTTCTGCTTATCAGCTGGGCCAAGGGAATCTTATGGGTGGAACAAGTCTTAATTTTCGTGTGTATCCGATAATGTTATGTCACAAGACAAGTATCCAGCTACACTGTCACAACTCTACTTCTACAATACGATGTATAAAGATCTCAcattaactaaaattaaaaatattttatgataaatacacttaaaatttacttttttaatatttttatcataaaatttagACTATGAGAAAAAAGTTGAGacttatacatttttttagtaaatatttaagtaAGTTATTATTCTGTGGCGTTATCTATATGTTGAACTTTGTTGATCCTTAACTTTTCTAAACAATTTTGTGATAAACTATTCCACCGTTTTTTTAATAACTTACTTGTATATAATAATGAACATACATATGCTCGTGCTATGTGAAAGGAAGAAAAGTGAAGATACAAAAGTTTAGAACTAGAGACTAAATCAACTTCAACACCGTCACTTCACTCATACTCACCAATATgtggaaaataaattattattattattaatcactagtaattaaaatatttttaactagtAATTGTGTTATTTACttaaattaaatgtaaatatttgGATTTAAACCTATCACTAAAATATTCCTACTACAGGGTTATTTGATCATCTATTAAACATATACatataaaatgtgtttttatcatttttaccAATTTTTATAATGACGGTGGCTTtcttcaagattttttttttcttttaggctttgtttggattaaagaGTAGAAATGAGAGAgtggatttgagatgatttaagaagaaagtgtaaagaaagttagggtgtttggattaaggtaaatagagtggaaagtgtgaggaaagtttatgaaaatttgtgagtgatgtgataggtgtgattgaaattgtattttttttaattgataaaatgtaactttacatatttatccttatatttatttttaaaaaaaatttaatttaattaatttatttataaattataattatttttaattaaaatattatttaaatatttataattataaatatttaataaaaacttaattttaaattaaataaaaaattattatttttatctttattttttctaattaataattattatataaatttatttctttattcttaaatatatatttataatttattatatatataatataattaattatgctgttttataataattatttttttataattttaattgtatttttatatttaaattataattctacttaaattaaaataaaaataatttaagttgAAGATAGAAAAggataaaaaagtaatttacatttaattaattaaataaatatagatatatctaaaccctaaaccctaaattaattaaataaatttttttcgaTTTTcgtgttttaatatattttattactttgGTTTTCGCAATTTTTTTTCTGAACAGTAGaacttctcctttcttctcttttctccGTTTAAAAACAAACGGACCCTTAGAAAGTTTTTCATTTGCATGAGGGATTATTAGCGTGTAGATTTTTCTGTCCAGATGTTTGATATAAGAAACGCTTTAATATTTCTAAAAAGGTTATGTGAATTGAAAATATAAGCTTCTCTTATTTACAAgaagaaagtaaaaatattttctagataTGAAATTCCTTACACTAATTTGGGATTAAGTTGAAATAGAGTTTTGTTATCttcataattgaaaataattttttgatagCAATGTAAATACATTATTCCTAAACATGTAGAATCataattacatatattttacaaaaaaaatattaagaataaaaaatgctAACATTCATTCTAATTTAAACATTATGATCTCTGTAACAGCCAAACATTTTTTGTGAAGTTATAAAATCCATCTCTTCAAATAAAATTGGAGATAAAAATGTCTACATCTTAccataaatttgaaaatatattttgaattttaaaatttaaaatacaaaagtgtattatgataaattttgaaatttggaatacttttgtattctaaattctaaaatttggaatatattttttgggtttaaaaataaattttgaattatacaatttagaaatatgaaaaaaaaatcctccACCTTTTGTCAAAGAATAGTTTTGGAAATAAAAGATTTATGAAAGGGTAAGAAGAAATTATGAAGGTGAAGGAAGAAATTGTCTGGAGAATGGTGGACGCGAGCCCATAAAGCCCAAACTAAAAATTACAAGATATTGGGCTAGGTTTCCAACTTTCCTCAACCTATTTTTTTCACCCTCTTTCGTCATGGAATGAATATTCCAATAAgtgtattttattaaaatttcacaagttttaaaaatgttttttaaaatatccaattgtattcaataaaagtttttcaaatatataagtaatatttatggtatttaattaagataattGGATTTTTAAAGGAGGACAAAAACATCTTAAGTTATTCATTTATACTACTTATAAAAAAGTCTCATGGTATTAGGAAATATACACATTTTGATGAAATATTTCTTAAGAGGAATTTCGATATATTTCACACAATTTCTTAATAGGATTACATACCACATTtatcaaaaaatttaatttaactctTTGAGACTTTATTTGATGGAGTTAGAACTAAATtagctaataaaaaaaattaaaaattgtgttaactttgttttttttttttctgatactcaTAATTTTTCATGTTTTCTATAACTTAATGAAATTCTTTCAAATATTGTAAATACATGAACTTCTTTCTTCTGTTCTTAATTCTTGcgatatatatttattaaaactcAAATTGAAAAACCTTAATTTTAATATCTTTCAAATAAAATCTCATAAGCAATACCATTtagaaagtattttttaatttccgtaagatatttatattaaaatagtattttaaacGATTTGTTATGGTGCATAATGAATTACCCATATTACAccttccttttttttatcactttgtTGGAAAACTTCTCCTGAATCTTGATGTTACCCttgcaattaatttttttaactaatagaaatttttatattttactttgtGAGCCTTTTTCTTAtaagttttatattaaaatattgagAAACAAGTTTCTTGCAGattaaaattttacaaaatagaaaaaatcttataaaatatgatttttttttaacactgCATCTCTTATTCAGTTTAAGTTATCATGTTCTTTCTATCTTAGTGAACATATCTACTCACGTAACCCTAGCAAAGGCTGACAAATGAACCAATCATAGGATGTCACGTAACCCTAGCCCTTTGTATTCTCTAAAAACTTTCACTCTCACGTTTCTCTCACCTACTTTGTCTTCTCTTTCACTTTGACAACTACACCTCATGCAATACCACttctgtattttttacttggtgcgtattttgaattttgaagtgaCAATCGCGATGGGTTTACGAGAATATATAGGTTGTGAAATAAAGAACAATTCACTGTTTTTATTTGtcatttcttcttttcattttccaAAGAATAGGTGATTATGTGTTTGTTGGGTTTTGCTGTATTTATTTTTTCGTTTTCTCTagtatttgtttttctttgtttgttACGTTTTTTAAAACTGATGCAGTTTTTAGGGTTTGATCTTCATAGTTtcttggttttatcttttctagtcattcttttcattttttttacggtttgttttcttatacattttttttctctatttgttaagttttttttgggttttctcttcatagttgttggagatcctacatcgactagagataaggacatttcataatatataaatgggtgcaaacctcaccttattgagccagttttatggggttgagttaggcttaaagtccactttttaatatggtatcagagccattttcgaacctatcctagcgagtatttgttgggcttatcaggccacccgtgtaaggatctagaaaataaccttagagtagaagtgatatattttaaatgatacctgaatattttattattaaaatgaaaatgacatataaatagaaaattcagttattcaggtttcattttaaaataaccaccatctctctaaaagtttcccttttcatttctcttccttctctctaagattctgacctcctcgTTCATCTGTTCGACGATCAGAGTACGccattagactcctggcagcaaagactacaagactgcccgatcaaataagtttattttcgtacccttttcctttcctctccttCTCTCTATGATTCTGACATCCTCAACTATCAGTTTGACGATCAAAGTCTGCCATTGAACTTGATAGGTTGTCTACATGAGTTTtacatgtgactcttttagctttAGGGTTAATATCTGTTAACTCAAGGTCCTagttatatagttagattttgattaggactctgtggtgcaggttaattaCCTTTAAGCTTTTGGGTAGGTTTGGAGCTCTTGGTGAGCATCAACTAAAGTTCAGGTAAGGtagtcttattattttcaataaaaccctaggttagaagattctggatgtggaggtgacgtggtcaccaattctaATTGTTTTTGCTTGCAGGATTATCTCTcttgaagagtaaagtaatatattgactggaatggttgattttgaatctgttatgggaataatttgttgaaactgtttgtgattgagatatatttggattgtttagaaagtttatatatatgaagtgattgagtggtgcattgatatgttaaatgatgtatgtaatgaggttaaagtgtgatcaagacgtagtattttcaggaaaggaaataccatgttgagattgttattagggtgtattgatttgtgagtgtcctgtgaatgagacgatcctgactctactgatataatggaatcaaatagatgaagttattcagttggtgagagtcgaaggaggtccaTTGGCTGATTCTGAGGTTTGTAAGAACTGATCAGAGCacaaatggatttaccctgtcatatgaagatgatgagatattgagataattatgtgcatggctgtgtgggtttcacagcagtagtatgacaggtgcaggtctctggatgctaatttcaatacacaagtcttccggaagtagagtcaagtgtctatgtgttgtgagtccGTAAAAGTCTGGCATATGAAAGatgaattttatgaatgtaatagacacttgatggtttgagaaatcatatgagaattgatgaattatgcttattaatttgaaatttaaattatatcaaaactttttatatagatagcttaccctgttatttgtttgtgtttgtttctttatctgtgatgatcgtgttttacaTGGGAGCAGATGAGATTTCAGGTGATAGAGCTCCTTAGTGAACAGCTGGAGAATGAGATAATGagatagttttatttgaatgttttgttttgttgttaaaactttttatgtatatatattaaatccctatgaagagggatatttcttttgagatacacatatgagaaagtagtatatgttatttgtaattagatattgcttgttttacttttattacattatatatgggtaaaattaaggatgttacaacccgctatcggaccacccaaaatatatagtcccacgcacgagttggcagtctcggcgtgaagggggtgtgttggagatcccacatcgactagagattagagcctttcattgtatataagtgggtgcaaacctcactccattgagccggttttatggggttgagttaggcttaaagtccacttcgtaataataGTATCttccttttatcttttataCTCATTTTCTTCATCTCTTTTACAGTTTCTTTTCTGaagtttttttatacattttttttctctgtttgT includes:
- the LOC137835620 gene encoding NAC domain-containing protein 90-like, whose translation is MADLPPGFRFYPTEEELVAFYLHNQLQGQTHDTSRVIPVIDINGVEPWNLPTLAGERCRGDTEQWFFFSPRQERETRGGRPSRTTASGYWKATGSPCHVYSSDNKVIGMKKTMVFYKGKAPTGRKTKWKMHEYKAIQHSHQSNTTSPELRHEFSLCRVYVISGNFRSFDRRPLEMARAELGADENRGAASTSGQPRAAVVDGSSSSDTSHSGDAHNHEAGAGSSGIHLNASNRVEEPFWEWEELIGHDPYLKHA